The DNA sequence CCAAATGGCATGTATGAAACTTTCCCATTTGTTGCCTTTGATACTCCTTCAGCAAACCTCTCTGGCTTGAACTCCTTGGCATCATCTCCCCAAAATTCCTTTTCCTGGTGTAGCATTGATATAGGCACTACAAGTTCCACCCCTGCAGGAATTATGAGGTCTCCAAGTTTTGCATCTTTGCGTAGAAATCGCGCGAACATGACCACCGGTGGATATAGCCTAAGGCTCTCCTGTAGAATCATTGACACCTGATTCATAGAAAAGGTAACAATATCGTATcagtaaaaataactaatttttacgttgaccaatgtaaaatattttataatgtcAATACGTGAAATTCAAACTTACAATCTTTAGTTGACCTATCTTGTCGTAGTCTGGTTTTTCGTTTCCAAACACTTTAAAAACTTCCTCCCTTGCCTTTTCTTGCCAATCAGGATGCTTGCTTAGCAGTAACATGGTCCACACTAGCAATTCTGCATTGGCTTCCTGTCCAGCTAAGTAAAACAGTTTGACCTCTTCCACTACCTCTCTTAAACTCATTCCTGGGCCGTTATTTTTCTCAGATTCCTTGTAATTTGATTCCAAAAGTATCCCCAACAAGTCATTGTTTGTGGCCTCCCCTGCTTTTATTAATTTCAATCTTCGGTTGATGATATTCATTAGCGATCCTCGTATTTCCTTGTCAATAGCTTTCATCCTTCGGTTGGTACGAGTTGGTAGAAATCTACAAAATAAGCACAAATGCGGCAAAAACTGATTAGACTCTCACTTTTTTACTTTAGAGGAACCTGATCCAGTGTGGCCACCCATACCTGTACCCTGGAAGGAAAGCGAATTTAAAGAGTGTCATTGTGAGTTGAAGCATCTCTCTTTGAAGTTGGAAGACTCTCTTTCCTTCTTCGAAGCTACTTCCAAAGCCGGCGCGAGCGAGGACATCGCTCGACACGTTTGTTATGGAAGGCCATACATCCATCTCACATGGTCCATCAGAAGAAGCTAATACATTCTCCCATTTGCTTACCATGTCATCGCAACACTCAACAAATATTGGTACCAAGACCTACAGAAATTTTCCAGATTATTAAACACCATACTTGAACCTGTTTGCTTGTCGAACACTTAACTTTATAGGTTCATGTCAGGTAATCATGTTTGATATTTATAGAGACTATTTTGACATATCAAAATCTAAAGGAACTAAAATGAGGTTATGTTTGTTTATTGCGGGATATAGATGCACATAAATATATGTAGTCTATTTGATAGTGAGAAAATGAGATTATGTTATATAATGAGTTAGGATTATCTTGGATGAGTTTAGAAAAGTAAATTCGATGTCCAATATGATTTAGGTGAATGCTATGGTGCCTAAAAAGTGGTGCCTATTTattaaaaaaggttaaaaaataatattagacgCCTTAATCATATCTCTAATGTCTCCAACCAAAGGTCGGTATGAATTTCCCTTAATGCCCTGCTGCCTTAGACGCCTCTCTATGCTCTTTGGTTTCAGCCACACCCACTTGAGTGCACTCCACAACCACCATATCAGTAGCCCCACACCGATCACGGTGCTCATAGTTGATAATAGTGGCAGCCCCTCCATTATGATCTACTCTAACTCACTCTCACTTACTTCCACACCATATTATAGATTGCCAAAGATTATTGGAAACCAAATTGCAAATAAAGAAAAGATGGGGAAAAAAAGCGTTTCCCACGAGAGCCACGCAAGttagtattaaattttttaaaactagtACGTGCGGACCACGGGGGCAGATTACTCATTTTTATAATCatgtcaaatattttatttttggaaccGTATGTTTTAGTAATATGACAGAATTAGTAATAAAATGTTTaaatgaaaacatgaaaaaataacaacataaatATAATAAGTAAGACTATATGAGTGTCCTCTTggaataatttataataaatcatttttgagtaataataacaaaatattatcattttcTTCTCaagaaatattttaatatttacattGCATATTGTCTATAaagatacccaaaaaaaaaaatacatattgtCTATAAATTAAATaggtatttataatattattcgtTTATAAAAAAGGCATTACAACATACGTTTTCCATATTATTACAACACATCTTAATCTATTAATGCTTTGTTGtaaagaattattttattttcaatatttctaaaattatttatcttttaaattgtgTTTTATGACCCCTGTAGATCCGGGATTATTTCGAAAATCataattattttatcttttaaagttCACTTTATGACTCCTCCAATGCAGTGATTGTCTAGAGTCTAGTCCTTCAGGTTTTAGaaagtttttattttctctattttttaaaacaccttactttattttttaaaatttattttatgactAGTATAATAACTGCACGCAGCTGTAGAAAGCATCTTTAGTTTTCTATACTTCTAAGAAATCTTATTATATGGCTTATTAATAAAAACCTTACTCTATTTCTTAACATTTATTTCATTTCATGTACTAACTTCATGGGCTTGTAAagcgattttttattttttatatttataagagtaaatttttaaatagtatctgaaaattttatattaatgataaaaataattttaaaataattaaattttaaatatttaaaaacgtGATAAAAATAACCATAATAATATTGCAAAGTGTatgatcacaaaaaaaaaagcagcATAATACCAGACACAAATCATGTAGAATCACATCAACCAATAACATATTTATGCATGTGAATGGGTTAGTGCTTAGTGGATTTGGGTTTTTATAATTTAGTACATTTggaaacatctttttttttttcataagtgCAATTATGCATATGAAAATGGGCTAGTGCTTACTGGGTTTGGGTTTTTTTTTGGGTACTTGGTTTGGGTATTTATAAGTAATGAACATTTACACAACCGGGCCCAATATATTTAAACTAAAAGTAATTATGAACTATTTAAACCAAGTTTGATTGGTTTAGTGGTTAGTTTattagtagaattttatgttgTGTATATAGTGACCAAcaataaactcttaaataaaattttgatttatgaTGGATTAATACTTAAcccaaagaattgagagatgctgtaaaaaaaaatatgaactatttatattttatacacaaatgttttgtattttatgtatttatttataatttgaaattttcagTTAAATCACTATTGAAATTTCTAAATTCGTAAACCGATTTAAATGGTTCGATGTACAATTCAGTTTTTAAAatctctgtttttaatttttatt is a window from the Arachis hypogaea cultivar Tifrunner chromosome 17, arahy.Tifrunner.gnm2.J5K5, whole genome shotgun sequence genome containing:
- the LOC112764706 gene encoding cytochrome P450 716A67: MEGLPLLSTMSTVIGVGLLIWWLWSALKWVWLKPKSIERRLRQQGIKGNSYRPLVLVPIFVECCDDMVSKWENVLASSDGPCEMDVWPSITNVSSDVLARAGFGSSFEEGKRVFQLQREMLQLTMTLFKFAFLPGYRFLPTRTNRRMKAIDKEIRGSLMNIINRRLKLIKAGEATNNDLLGILLESNYKESEKNNGPGMSLREVVEEVKLFYLAGQEANAELLVWTMLLLSKHPDWQEKAREEVFKVFGNEKPDYDKIGQLKIVSMILQESLRLYPPVVMFARFLRKDAKLGDLIIPAGVELVVPISMLHQEKEFWGDDAKEFKPERFAEGVSKATNGKVSYMPFGWGPRLCIGQNFGLLEAKIAVSMILQRFSFTLSPSYTHSPSFIITLQPEHGAHLILQKL